In Janthinobacterium sp. J1-1, a single genomic region encodes these proteins:
- a CDS encoding MFS transporter translates to MSSTRYTPQPPSTAILVAAIILLGLNLRPILAAIGPLLGVIQASTGISSADAGLLTTVPVFAMGVCALAGAQLQRRLGVVRGVGLGIAIIALACALRWPLHGSAGLIATAALGGLGIALVQALLPAFIKRHFPERAGQLMGFYTTGIMGGAALAAASASPLGQTLGWQMLLALWALPALAALLLWRRAAGRRHEVQAGAGASLPVGSGRAWLLMLFFGIGTGAYTLVLAWLPPFYTELGWSASHSGLLLGALTLVEVLAGLVVSSIINRFTDRRPLLLAVLLSVLLGLACLIVAPTLLAIPAVILLGCGIGALFPLSLIVSMDHVTEPAGAGALLGFVQGGGYIVASGMPFIAGLIRQHSASLAQAWMVMAGGVVLLLLIALRFAPGGRLR, encoded by the coding sequence ATGTCATCGACACGCTACACGCCGCAGCCACCTTCCACGGCTATATTAGTGGCCGCCATCATTTTGCTCGGACTCAATCTGCGCCCCATCCTGGCCGCCATCGGTCCCTTGCTCGGTGTCATCCAGGCCAGCACCGGCATCAGCAGTGCCGATGCCGGCCTGCTGACCACCGTACCCGTGTTTGCGATGGGCGTGTGCGCGCTGGCGGGCGCGCAATTGCAGCGCCGGCTGGGCGTGGTGCGCGGCGTGGGGTTGGGCATCGCCATCATTGCGCTCGCCTGCGCCCTGCGCTGGCCCTTGCACGGCAGCGCCGGCCTGATCGCCACCGCCGCGCTCGGCGGCCTTGGCATCGCGCTGGTGCAAGCCCTGCTGCCAGCCTTTATCAAGCGCCACTTTCCCGAACGCGCCGGCCAGCTGATGGGGTTTTATACCACCGGCATCATGGGCGGCGCGGCGCTGGCCGCCGCCTCGGCCTCGCCGCTGGGGCAAACTCTGGGCTGGCAAATGCTGCTGGCATTGTGGGCGCTGCCGGCGCTGGCCGCGCTGCTGCTGTGGCGCCGCGCGGCGGGCCGCCGCCATGAAGTGCAAGCTGGCGCAGGCGCCAGCTTGCCGGTGGGCAGTGGGCGTGCCTGGCTGCTGATGCTGTTCTTTGGCATCGGCACCGGCGCCTACACCCTGGTGCTGGCCTGGCTGCCGCCGTTTTATACCGAGCTGGGCTGGAGTGCGTCGCACAGCGGCCTGCTGCTGGGCGCCCTGACCCTGGTGGAAGTGCTGGCCGGCCTGGTGGTCTCCAGCATCATCAACCGTTTTACGGACCGCCGTCCGCTGCTGCTGGCGGTGCTGCTGTCCGTGCTGCTGGGCCTGGCTTGCCTGATCGTGGCGCCCACGCTGCTGGCGATCCCCGCCGTGATACTGCTGGGCTGCGGCATCGGCGCGCTGTTTCCGCTGTCCCTGATCGTCAGCATGGACCATGTGACGGAGCCGGCCGGCGCCGGCGCGCTGCTGGGCTTCGTGCAGGGGGGCGGCTATATCGTCGCCAGCGGCATGCCGTTTATTGCCGGCCTGATCCGCCAGCATAGCGCCAGCCTGGCCCAGGCGTGGATGGTGATGGCCGGTGGCGTGGTATTGCTGCTGCTGATCGCGCTGCGCTTTGCGCCGGGTGGCAGGCTGCGCTAA
- a CDS encoding PaeR7I family type II restriction endonuclease, producing the protein MALDLANYQQKAAESIMAFWGNREKARQKQIEAGIKDQGERAGVTGGKNLDGFVSLILDLVAANGLSDAQVHQRSSLVTLPGYFRPTKKWDLLVIHHDRLVAAIELKSQVGPSFGNNFNNRTEEAIGTAHDIWTAYRENAFGKHPKPFVGWLMVVEDAPKSRSPVSDKSRHFSVFPEFLGASYLKRYDILCQRLVQEQLYTAASVIATPKEAINTGAYVDLSQLTSLKNFITSFAGHIAMEAASAAP; encoded by the coding sequence ATGGCTCTTGACCTTGCAAATTACCAACAAAAGGCGGCTGAATCCATTATGGCGTTTTGGGGCAATCGGGAGAAGGCCAGGCAAAAGCAAATCGAGGCCGGTATAAAAGATCAGGGCGAACGGGCTGGGGTTACCGGTGGCAAAAATCTTGATGGCTTCGTGTCATTGATCCTGGATTTGGTTGCGGCCAACGGTTTGTCCGATGCGCAAGTTCATCAGCGATCTTCCCTGGTCACGCTCCCCGGCTATTTTCGGCCTACCAAGAAGTGGGATTTGCTGGTTATCCACCATGATCGGCTTGTCGCCGCGATTGAATTAAAGAGTCAAGTCGGCCCTTCATTTGGCAATAATTTTAACAATCGGACTGAAGAAGCGATAGGGACGGCACATGATATCTGGACTGCTTATCGGGAAAATGCGTTTGGCAAGCATCCCAAGCCTTTTGTCGGTTGGCTGATGGTGGTTGAGGATGCGCCCAAATCACGTTCGCCAGTAAGTGACAAATCTCGGCATTTTTCGGTTTTTCCAGAGTTTCTGGGAGCATCATATTTGAAGCGATACGATATCCTGTGCCAACGTCTGGTTCAGGAGCAGCTATACACTGCAGCCTCAGTTATTGCCACTCCAAAAGAGGCGATCAATACAGGTGCGTATGTGGATCTCTCGCAACTGACGAGTTTAAAGAATTTCATTACCTCTTTTGCCGGTCATATTGCAATGGAAGCGGCATCGGCAGCACCATAG
- a CDS encoding Eco57I restriction-modification methylase domain-containing protein → MTLVKQRRNAQQQLSLSGFGDATAVFHDAAAPRNADERGAIFTRRVVVDFILDLVGYTADIDLHEASLLEPSFGDGDFLLPAIERLLAARLRAQQSGVQIGSIDHCIQAVELHADSYMLTRDKVVALLIRSHFPLDEAQRIARVWLVQGDYLLADIPSEFDFIVGNPPYVRQELIPAPLLEEYRRRYTTLYDRADLYVPFIERSLHLLKDRGQLSFICSDRWMKNKYGGPLRDLVSQQFHLGAYIDMVDADAFHSEVSAYPAITVISRNRPGPTRVADRPQLDHDYLRTLALAFHSPVLADTLIREITGIVSGSSPWILDLSAKTLLIKRLEADYPILEEVGCKVGIGVATGADKAFIGQFSELDVEEDRKLPLAMAKDLASGHVVWRGYGVINPFTDEGPLVDLAKYPKLRRYLEGHRQQIMGRHVAKKNPENWYRTIDRITPSLSSRPKLLIPDIRGEAQVAFESGNLYPHHNLYFIVSDTWDLRALQAVLLSSITRLFISTYSTKMRGGYLRFQAQYLRRIRLPIWDSISPAMRERLINAASALDIDECNEATADLYSLTQQERHALAH, encoded by the coding sequence ATGACACTTGTAAAACAACGTAGAAATGCCCAGCAACAGCTATCCCTGTCTGGTTTCGGTGATGCGACGGCGGTATTCCATGATGCTGCCGCACCCCGTAATGCTGATGAACGCGGCGCTATTTTTACGCGGCGGGTGGTCGTCGATTTTATTCTCGATCTGGTCGGTTATACCGCGGATATCGATCTGCACGAAGCTTCGCTGCTGGAGCCATCTTTTGGCGATGGCGATTTTCTTCTGCCGGCGATTGAGCGACTGCTGGCCGCACGTTTGCGAGCCCAACAGTCAGGCGTTCAAATTGGCTCGATTGATCATTGTATCCAGGCGGTCGAGCTGCATGCGGACAGCTATATGCTCACGCGAGACAAGGTGGTCGCCTTGCTGATACGCTCCCATTTTCCATTGGACGAAGCACAGCGTATTGCTCGGGTTTGGCTGGTACAGGGAGATTATTTACTGGCAGATATACCATCAGAGTTTGATTTTATCGTTGGCAACCCACCCTATGTACGGCAGGAGCTTATTCCTGCCCCTTTGCTGGAAGAATACCGCCGCCGCTACACGACACTGTACGACAGGGCTGACTTGTATGTGCCATTCATCGAACGCTCGCTTCACCTGTTGAAAGATCGAGGGCAATTGAGTTTTATCTGCTCGGATCGATGGATGAAGAACAAGTATGGCGGGCCATTGCGAGACCTGGTATCGCAGCAATTCCACCTGGGCGCGTATATCGATATGGTCGATGCCGATGCATTTCATTCAGAGGTGAGTGCCTATCCAGCTATTACAGTCATCTCAAGGAACCGTCCCGGTCCCACTCGTGTCGCCGATCGGCCCCAACTTGATCACGATTATTTGCGAACATTGGCGCTCGCTTTTCATTCTCCAGTACTGGCGGACACACTGATCCGTGAGATTACAGGCATCGTGTCGGGAAGCTCGCCTTGGATACTTGATTTGTCGGCTAAAACTCTTCTCATCAAGCGACTGGAAGCTGACTATCCGATACTTGAAGAGGTTGGTTGCAAGGTAGGAATCGGCGTTGCTACTGGCGCAGACAAGGCATTTATCGGTCAATTTTCTGAATTGGATGTTGAAGAGGATAGAAAGTTGCCTTTGGCAATGGCGAAGGACTTGGCAAGCGGTCATGTGGTCTGGCGCGGCTATGGTGTCATTAATCCGTTTACCGATGAAGGGCCTCTGGTCGACCTCGCCAAGTACCCCAAACTTCGCCGTTATCTTGAAGGCCATCGGCAACAGATCATGGGCAGGCATGTGGCGAAAAAGAATCCCGAAAACTGGTACAGGACCATTGATCGCATCACACCATCGCTGTCTTCGCGCCCCAAACTGTTGATTCCAGATATCCGTGGCGAAGCCCAGGTCGCATTTGAAAGCGGCAATCTTTATCCACATCATAATTTGTACTTTATTGTGTCGGATACCTGGGACCTGAGAGCATTGCAAGCGGTGCTGCTCTCCAGCATCACGCGTCTGTTCATCTCTACTTACTCAACGAAAATGAGGGGTGGGTATCTGCGATTCCAGGCGCAGTATTTGCGCAGGATACGTCTGCCAATATGGGACAGTATCTCGCCTGCCATGAGAGAACGCCTGATCAACGCGGCCTCTGCCTTGGACATAGACGAATGCAATGAAGCGACAGCGGATCTGTACTCTTTAACCCAACAGGAGCGACACGCTCTTGCACATTAA
- a CDS encoding MarR family transcriptional regulator: MTDTPQEHQRARFAAEQWQRELPQLDTRAMQVVGQLGTVAQLMARDWLNPLFAEHGLQPGEFDVLATLRRSGAPYALTPTALYEAAMLSSGGMTNRIDRLETAGLIERQKHPTDRRGVLVALTSEGKELIDKLVLLHVANEQRMLAALTTREQTQLGQLLDKLLQGMVQAKA, from the coding sequence ATGACGGACACTCCGCAGGAACACCAGCGCGCCCGATTTGCGGCCGAACAATGGCAGCGCGAACTGCCGCAGCTCGATACCCGCGCCATGCAAGTGGTGGGGCAACTGGGCACGGTGGCGCAGCTGATGGCGCGCGACTGGCTCAATCCCCTGTTTGCCGAACACGGCCTGCAGCCCGGCGAATTCGATGTGCTGGCGACCCTGCGCCGCTCTGGCGCGCCGTATGCGTTGACGCCGACGGCGCTGTACGAAGCGGCGATGCTGTCGTCGGGCGGCATGACGAATCGCATCGACCGGCTGGAAACGGCCGGCCTGATCGAACGGCAGAAACACCCGACCGACCGGCGCGGCGTGCTGGTGGCGCTCACCAGCGAGGGCAAGGAACTGATCGACAAGCTGGTGCTGCTGCATGTGGCCAACGAGCAGCGCATGCTGGCGGCATTGACCACGCGCGAACAAACCCAGCTGGGCCAGTTGCTGGACAAGCTGCTGCAGGGAATGGTGCAGGCAAAAGCCTAG
- a CDS encoding SMI1/KNR4 family protein, with the protein MNIVDHYLAGLRQALPPMPLARLAGARGASAAQLQSLLQAFPDCPASLLALLSQINGTHWDDDDDGGTAVLVLGADAAMGSYPYFLRSVEQILEDRQMYPDSIVEIHGDPPGDDDVVLDSRIDVQASGRERLCFAHCMNNGGTSMLYLDFAPAAGGVIGQLIRFLHDPDEYRVIAAGFDDYLQLQIQQEYVFVDPDQ; encoded by the coding sequence ATGAATATCGTCGACCATTATCTTGCCGGGCTGCGCCAGGCGCTGCCGCCGATGCCACTGGCGCGGCTGGCCGGGGCGCGCGGTGCCAGCGCGGCGCAGCTGCAAAGCCTGCTGCAGGCGTTTCCGGACTGCCCCGCCAGCTTGCTGGCCTTATTGAGCCAGATCAACGGCACCCACTGGGACGATGATGACGATGGCGGCACGGCCGTGCTGGTGCTGGGCGCCGACGCCGCCATGGGCAGTTACCCTTATTTCCTGCGCTCGGTCGAACAGATACTGGAAGACCGGCAGATGTATCCCGACAGCATTGTCGAGATCCATGGCGACCCGCCGGGCGATGATGATGTCGTGCTCGACAGCCGCATCGATGTGCAGGCCAGCGGCAGAGAACGGCTGTGCTTTGCCCACTGCATGAACAATGGCGGCACCTCGATGCTGTATCTCGATTTTGCTCCTGCAGCCGGTGGCGTGATCGGGCAGCTCATCCGCTTCCTGCACGACCCCGATGAATACCGCGTGATTGCCGCCGGTTTTGATGATTACCTGCAATTGCAGATCCAACAGGAGTATGTCTTTGTCGACCCCGATCAATAA
- the thiL gene encoding thiamine-phosphate kinase, which produces MAQPDNLSEFDLIKQYFVRQRPGRATLGIGDDCALLTPSPGKQIAISSDMLVEDRHFFAGADPRKLGHKSLAVNLSDLAAMGARPVAFTLALALPQASRAWLAGFAEGLFALADAHDCELIGGDTTKGPLNICITVFGELAPGQALRRSRAVAGDDIWISGSVGDARLALAGYRMEQSLSADQLASAAVRMHTPTPRVALGRALAEGQLAHAAIDISDGLVGDLGHILKASQVGATLDVDALPAGPILALQETGLRRRYTAAGGDDYELCFTAPIASRAAIAALAIACGTPATRVGHIEAGPGLRLVDASGAALDLKLSSFDHFSD; this is translated from the coding sequence ATGGCCCAGCCCGACAACCTTTCCGAATTCGACCTGATCAAACAGTATTTCGTGCGCCAGCGCCCTGGCCGCGCCACCTTGGGCATCGGCGACGACTGCGCCCTGCTGACGCCCTCGCCAGGCAAGCAGATCGCGATTTCCTCGGACATGCTGGTGGAAGACCGGCATTTTTTTGCCGGCGCCGACCCGCGTAAACTCGGCCATAAAAGCCTGGCGGTGAATCTGTCGGACCTGGCCGCCATGGGCGCGCGCCCGGTGGCATTTACCCTGGCGCTGGCCTTGCCGCAAGCGAGCCGCGCCTGGCTGGCCGGCTTTGCCGAAGGCCTGTTTGCGCTGGCCGACGCCCATGATTGCGAACTGATCGGCGGCGACACCACCAAGGGGCCCTTGAACATCTGCATCACCGTGTTTGGCGAACTGGCGCCCGGCCAGGCGCTGCGCCGCAGCCGCGCCGTGGCTGGCGACGATATCTGGATCAGCGGCAGCGTCGGCGACGCGCGCCTGGCGCTGGCCGGCTACCGCATGGAACAATCCTTGTCCGCCGACCAGCTGGCCAGCGCGGCGGTGCGCATGCACACGCCCACGCCGCGCGTGGCGCTGGGCCGCGCCCTGGCCGAAGGCCAGCTGGCGCACGCCGCCATCGATATCTCGGACGGCCTGGTGGGCGATCTTGGCCATATCCTGAAAGCGTCGCAGGTGGGCGCCACGCTGGATGTCGACGCCCTGCCCGCCGGCCCCATCCTGGCGCTGCAGGAAACCGGTTTGCGCCGCCGCTACACGGCCGCCGGCGGCGACGATTACGAGCTGTGCTTCACGGCGCCCATTGCATCGCGCGCCGCCATCGCCGCGCTGGCCATCGCCTGCGGCACGCCAGCCACGCGCGTGGGCCACATCGAGGCCGGGCCCGGCTTGCGCCTGGTGGACGCCAGCGGCGCGGCGCTGGATCTGAAGCTCAGTTCGTTTGATCATTTCAGCGATTGA
- a CDS encoding EAL domain-containing protein, producing MISQADIHGARILIVDDQEVNLRLLEHLLESGGYTSLTSTADAHAVAALHQRHQYDLIILDLVMPAMSGYAVMEALRPLEREGYLPVLVITADPGARLAALEAGARDFISTPFDALEVLTRIRNLLEVRLLHRAARHHGARLENLASQRTAELRRFRGAMDAASDAIFLVDVFSMALVDVNDGACRLLGFAREELLALAPGVLLPAPPLPLSGSPDAPAQLALEAGECELQRRDLSLVPVELKWYWHAQASDDGGAGGGPLLIAVARDISERRQVQERLKHLAHYDSLTGLPNRGLFYQTLAQAVELAQEKSWRIVVLFIALDRFKSINDTLGAALGDELLRQFSNRLVACVRLRDTVGRLGNDEFALILTMSRNQQDAVAVANQVRDTLRAPFDLRGHAATLTASIGIAMYPDDAQDPETLIKYANTAMGGAKQAGRDGYRFFTAGMNVQVLARLDLELALRHALEHEQFILHYQPKVDLRTGRISGVEALLRWRRPGYGLVAPAEFVPVLEDTGLIGRVGAWVIQAACRQIAQWRDEGVGPVRVAVNVSSRQFAEGDLEAEVTRALARYLVPAELLELELTETALMSNAERTIVVLGKLKKIGVKVAIDDFGTGYSSLAYLQRFPIDKLKIDIAFVRNITSSPNDAAIALAIISMAHSLKLSVVAEGVESRPQLEYLRRNRCDEIQGFYFSRALPALELGQIIVAGAGLPPGHDPAAQPAQTLLIVDQDVNVLSSLHRLFRPDGYQILTASTPAEGFELLALHRVHVIVCDQRMPGLSGTEFLSKVKELYPETIRIILSGYTGLEAVLDSINRGAIYRFYTKPWDDTELRDNIRLAFQHYWMVNQPGVGRSQLR from the coding sequence ATGATCAGCCAGGCCGATATCCATGGCGCGCGCATCCTGATCGTCGACGACCAGGAAGTCAATCTGCGCCTGCTGGAACACCTGCTGGAAAGCGGCGGCTACACCTCGCTCACCAGCACGGCCGATGCGCATGCCGTGGCCGCCTTGCACCAGCGCCACCAGTACGACCTGATCATTCTCGACCTGGTGATGCCGGCCATGAGCGGCTATGCGGTGATGGAGGCGCTGCGCCCGCTGGAACGCGAAGGCTACCTGCCGGTGCTGGTGATCACGGCCGACCCCGGCGCCAGGCTGGCGGCGCTGGAGGCGGGCGCGCGCGACTTCATCAGCACGCCCTTCGATGCGCTCGAAGTGCTGACGCGCATCCGCAACCTGCTTGAAGTACGGTTGCTGCACCGCGCCGCGCGCCATCATGGCGCCCGGCTGGAAAACCTGGCCAGCCAGCGCACGGCCGAGCTGCGGCGTTTTCGCGGCGCGATGGATGCGGCCAGCGACGCCATCTTCCTGGTCGACGTGTTCAGCATGGCGCTGGTCGATGTCAACGATGGCGCCTGCCGCCTGCTGGGCTTTGCGCGCGAAGAACTGCTGGCGCTGGCGCCCGGCGTGCTGCTGCCGGCGCCGCCCTTGCCGCTGTCCGGTTCGCCTGATGCGCCCGCCCAACTGGCGCTGGAGGCCGGCGAATGCGAGCTGCAACGGCGCGATCTGAGCCTGGTGCCAGTCGAATTGAAATGGTACTGGCATGCACAGGCCAGCGACGATGGCGGCGCCGGCGGCGGGCCGCTGCTGATCGCCGTGGCGCGCGATATCAGCGAGCGGCGCCAGGTGCAGGAGCGCCTGAAGCACCTGGCCCATTACGACAGCCTGACGGGCCTGCCGAACCGCGGCCTGTTCTACCAGACCCTGGCGCAGGCGGTCGAGCTGGCGCAGGAAAAATCGTGGCGCATCGTGGTGCTGTTCATCGCGCTGGACCGTTTTAAAAGCATCAACGACACCCTCGGTGCGGCCCTGGGCGACGAATTGCTGCGCCAGTTCAGCAACCGCCTGGTGGCCTGCGTGCGCCTGCGCGACACGGTCGGGCGCCTGGGCAACGATGAGTTCGCGCTGATTCTCACCATGAGCCGCAACCAGCAGGACGCGGTGGCGGTGGCCAACCAGGTGCGCGACACCCTGCGCGCGCCGTTCGACCTGCGCGGCCACGCGGCGACCCTGACGGCCAGCATCGGCATCGCCATGTATCCCGACGACGCGCAGGACCCGGAAACCCTGATCAAATATGCCAACACGGCGATGGGCGGCGCCAAGCAGGCCGGGCGCGATGGCTACCGTTTTTTCACGGCCGGCATGAACGTGCAGGTACTGGCGCGGCTGGACCTGGAACTGGCGCTGCGCCATGCGCTCGAGCACGAGCAGTTCATCCTGCACTACCAGCCCAAGGTCGACCTGCGCACCGGCCGCATCAGCGGCGTGGAAGCCCTGCTGCGCTGGCGCCGTCCCGGCTACGGCCTGGTGGCGCCGGCCGAATTCGTGCCGGTGCTGGAAGACACCGGCCTGATCGGGCGCGTGGGCGCCTGGGTGATCCAGGCCGCCTGCCGCCAGATCGCGCAGTGGCGCGACGAGGGCGTGGGGCCGGTGCGGGTGGCCGTCAATGTGTCGAGCCGCCAGTTTGCCGAAGGCGACCTGGAAGCCGAAGTGACGCGCGCGCTGGCGCGCTACCTGGTGCCGGCCGAGCTGCTGGAACTGGAACTGACGGAAACGGCGCTGATGTCGAATGCCGAACGCACCATCGTCGTGCTGGGCAAGCTCAAGAAGATCGGCGTGAAGGTGGCCATCGACGACTTCGGCACCGGTTATTCCAGCCTGGCCTACCTGCAGCGCTTTCCGATCGACAAGCTGAAAATCGATATCGCGTTTGTGCGCAACATTACCAGCAGCCCCAACGACGCCGCCATCGCGCTGGCCATCATCAGCATGGCGCACAGCCTCAAACTGAGCGTGGTGGCCGAGGGCGTCGAATCGCGCCCGCAACTGGAATACCTGCGGCGCAACCGCTGCGACGAAATCCAGGGCTTTTATTTCAGCCGCGCCCTGCCGGCGCTGGAACTGGGCCAGATCATCGTCGCCGGCGCCGGCCTGCCGCCCGGCCACGACCCGGCCGCGCAACCGGCGCAAACCCTGTTGATCGTCGACCAGGACGTCAATGTGCTGTCGTCGCTGCATCGCCTGTTCCGCCCCGACGGCTATCAGATCCTGACGGCCAGCACCCCTGCCGAAGGCTTTGAGCTGCTGGCCCTGCACCGCGTGCACGTGATCGTCTGCGACCAGCGCATGCCGGGCCTGAGCGGCACCGAATTCCTCAGCAAGGTCAAGGAACTGTATCCGGAAACCATACGCATCATCCTGTCCGGCTACACGGGACTCGAAGCCGTGCTCGACTCCATCAACCGCGGCGCCATCTACCGCTTCTATACCAAGCCGTGGGACGACACCGAGCTGCGCGACAACATCCGGCTGGCGTTCCAGCATTACTGGATGGTCAACCAGCCGGGGGTGGGGCGTTCGCAACTGAGATAA